GATTTCTACTAAATGCACCCAGGGACTAAAGATTAGTGATCGCAACTGGTTGAATTTAGATAGAATGTGTTTGTAATCCAGTCATGGATTAGTTAAGAAAATGTTGTGTACTTAAAATGGTATAGCTTGTAATAGCTCGTTTGCGCTTTAATGAAaatcttacatttcaccaaaaaaaaaaaaaaaaaaaaaaaactaaatcaaataatggttaaaaaaactaaatttaatggtaaaaaaattGAATTAATGTGATAAAGTAACCGGACCCTACAATGACTCAATCCAAACCCGGCCCGATACATAATTTGATCCGAAATAACCGAACCCGAAAGAGCAggctgacccgatatgacccgaacccaATATGACCTGACCCAAACCTAACCCGACTAACCCGATTGCCACCTTTACCTCTAGTTCTTGAAACCATGGTCAACATTTGGATCGGGCATATTGATGAAGGTCAATTGCGGTCATAGGTCATTTCGGGTCCTCAAGTCATAGATGGTAAACTACATCATGAAAACTCAAAAGATACTTTCTCATATTTAAGATATATAATAATATTCCAGACAATCTAAAGAAGTGATACATTGCACTTTAAAATTTTCCGTATATCTAAAAGACGAGATATATTGACCCTTTTAAATTCTAAACTCCCCCACATAATTTGTCCTATACTTGCAGTTCCTCGCAATTCTCCGTGAGTCCGTGTATACCAAAGGTATGGCAAAATTGGCGGATAAAGCAGTAGGAAATTGGCCTGCTGTAGGAATCGATCTTGGAACCACGTACTCGTGTGTTGCGGTGTGGCAAGATGACCGTGTTGAGATCATCACCAACGACTTAGGCAACCGTACCACGCCGTCTTGTGTCGCTTTCACCCAACACCAGCGGCTTATTGGCGAAGGTGCTATCAACCAGGCTTCCTTGAACCCTACTAACACTATCTTTGGTTTGTTTTCTATCCTTGTTTTATTTTTCAGTAATTGGTGAAATTGTCCCGCTAATTTTGTACTCCGTATTCAGTTATACTCAATTTAGAACTCTGTTCATAATTTTAAACCGATACATCAATTACTTTTTTCGCTTCTATTGGGGTTCAGTTTAGATACAGTACTGTCTTATTTTATAAAATCTTTGTAAATGTTATGTTAGATATGGTATATGCACGAATATAAATTAACAATAAAACCGCACCGAATCAACTAGAAATATTTCGACCCTTATTAGTGCCTGGGTGAAATTGAATTTCCTATTGGGATAAGACGGTACCCTCtgatttttggcacaaaaattagaCATATAGAAATATTTTGGTAGAATGTTTCTTTTGATGCAGTGGAAGATTATGTTTTTCTGTAACCTTTAGGAGGTGTTTGGTTCGCGTGTGGTTAtgggtttggaatcaggaattataccgggtggtatgggtttggaacttgATTGCTCATATcatgtgtttgtttcaattttgGATGGAATGAGATCGAACTTCATTAAAGTTAAAAAAATCTacattaaaaataattatttttgatactaaaaaatcatgaaaatgaagagttgatcaaataaatgtaaaaaaaattcatttaaaatgtttcatttaagttttttttttcatgCTTTTGGGTTTTATTacttgatacccatgggtatcaatctcatacccacctcccccttgggtatgagaaacccatattGAAAAGGATTTGGGAAAGAGGGAAACAAGGGAGATGTATTTCTGAAGGGTTGTAACTATTCTGAAATTCAGATACAATTATTCGAACGAAAACTATACCGTAATCCTGTAAATAATTATGCAAGCGTACACTCTGTACTTCCCGAACTCGcattatattatttagaaattacccatTTATGAACCAACCATAATTACGccaaatgaaccggtaattattactcttaaatcaccaacatgTAATGGAGTACTCCGTAACTATTATTATGTTGACCTTATAATCAAAGTAGCATCATTAATTGGAGTATATTATGAACTATGATGACTATGATATCTCTGCATAAGTAAGTATTACATGTATGCTAGATCCGGGAATGACTTGCTTTTTTCTTTTGACAGATGCAAAGCGGCTCATAGGTCGAAAATTTAACGATCAGGTGGTGCAAGATGATATCATGCTCTGGCCATTCACAGTCATTGCTGAAGAGGTTGGAAACAACAAGAAACCGATAATTGTGGTTAATTTCAAGGACGAGGAGAAGCATTTCTTTCCTGAAGAGATATCGTCTATGATTCTCTCGAAGATGAAGGACATTGCAACAGCCTATCTTGGCACTGAGGTCAAGAATGCTGTTGTCACTGTCCCGGCTTATTTCAATAATGCGCAACGTCAAGCTACTAAAGACGCTGGCACCATTGCTGGGTTGAATGTTCTGCGCATCATTAATGAACCAACAGCTGCTGCCATAGCCTATGGTCTTGACAAAAAGCTTACTAGCAGTGAAGTTGaagcggccaagaatgttttggTTTTTGACCTCGGTGGTGGAACATTTGATGTTTCTTTAGTTGCTATTGGAAAAGATGCATTCGAAGTGAAAGCTGTCAGTGGTGACACACACCTTGGTGGCGGAGATTTTGACAAACGGATGGTAAGCCACTTTATGTCGGAATTTGAGAGGAAACACAATAAGAACATGAGTGATAATCCAAGAGCTTTAGGGCGGTTGCGTGCTGCATGTGAGAGGGCGAAGAGAAACCTCTCCTCGACCCCTGAGACATCTATTGACATTGATTGTCTTTTTGAGGGGATTGATTTCTCGACGACCATAACTCGTGCAAGATTTGAGAAGCTGAATATGGATTTGTTTCAGAATTGTCTAGAACCCATCGACAAGTGCTTGAAGGATGCAAAGATCGAGAAAAGTGAGGTCCATGAAATCGTCCTTGTTGGGGGATCATCTCGAACCCCAATGGTTCGTAGGTTGGTGCAAGACTTCTTCAATGGAAAGGATCTCTGCCAAGGTATTAATCCAGACGAGGCTGTTGCATATGGCGCTGCCTGTCACGCGGCCGTATTAACTGGCACAATGGGTATGAAAAATCATGTACTTGTTGATGTAACTCCTCTTTCTCTTGGTATTAAGGTTCACTCTGGTGATATGTCGGTTATAATCCCTCGGAATACACTTATACCGACAAAGATGAGTGCAATAGCTAGAACAGCGAGAGATAACCAAGCCTGCGCGTTCTTTCGGGTATACGAGGGAGAAAGGCCAATTGCTGTCGAAAACCACTACCTTGGAAGTTTTAAATTAGAGGGGATTCCTCCAGCACCTGAGGGCGTTCCTAAGTTCGACACAGTATTTGAGATCGATGCTGATGGTATTCTGACTGTAACAGCCGAGGATTTAGACACAAAAAATAAGAATCAAGTCATTATAACGAATCACAGCGCGAGATTGCCAAAAAAGGAGATCAATAGGATGGCGAAAGAAGCTAAAAGGTACAAGGTTAATGATGAGGCGTTTAAGGAGGCGGCCGTGGCAAAGAACAAGTTAGAGAATTATGTGGACGAAATTAAGAAGAAGGCAAGAGAAAATATGTGGAAAATCGATTTGAAGGACAAGAGAAAGATCGATGATGTTATCGAGCAAACGGAGCAATGGCTTGATTGGAACAACATATTTGGTAAAGCTAGAATGTTTGAGCAGAAAATTCAAAGGTTGGTGAAGATTTCTGAGCCTATTTTTAAGAAAATGCGTAAGAGTGATGACTCAGAGATTGAAGTATTGGAGCTTGATTGAGATTTAATTCGTTCTGTTAAGATAACATcttgatgttttaatggagaaaaCTTGATTAGTTTCTTCTTTGATATTTGTGGTTCTTGCTCTTACTTTAGCAAACATGCACCAAATCAATGCTCATGATTGGTAGGGATTGAATATACACAAATTGAATTGACAATGATAAAACCACGCCGAATTGACTtcgctttcctaatagaacaatTCAACCTTTATATTAGTGCCTGGGTTATTCCGAATTttctattgagataagacggtgTCCTCTGTTTTTGGTAGTTTGGTACAAACACGGAGATGTGATTTAGAAGTGTTTTATATAGACAAGGAAGAGGGAACAGGGGAGTCTATCGCTGAACGAAAACTATAGCGTAAATCGTAACTCATGTCTATTTATATAGACAATGACATAAAAACTGTACGACCGCAAGCAAACACCATATTCAGCGTATTGTGaaaagctctcaacatatctaaACTAAGAAATCATAAATGCAAATCCAGTagaatatttttaatgtacttgaAAAGGAGGTAGTCGACACTCGACATACAATTACCGAGTACATATATTAGTGAGACTTGATTTGTCCGCTGAACGACGTTTAGTCCTTAGTTCTCTGGCCACACCATAGTCGTCACTCGTCAACATCCAAACAAATAATACGCGTACATATATCTTCGAGAGATAAATTACTAAAAATTAACGATCAAAGTAAACAGTAAAACGACAATAATTTCGAGGAAGAATTACCAGAGAGTTATGTATATAGTAAAGAGTTGTGGAGCACAGACAACAAAACGGAAAAGAACATCGACATCTTAAGTAAAGACAATAACTTCTTGGGCAACTTTAAGCTGAAATCGATCTCATTTATAAAACAGCTTTCCAGCAATGTAATCTTTCTAATGCAGCCATAATTCAATCATAGTTCATGCACTATGATTGAACTATGTTTCGATAAAGCAATTAGCCCTCCTTGAATTTTCGGTTTGTTGTTAGCTCACAAAGGCTCTGTTTGGTAGCGCATTTcaggtacttttttttttttttatcgaaGTAGCTTTTTTGACAAAAaattcaggtagcttattttctTGAACGCGTTTGGCAAGTAGCATTTTATAGCAAAAAAGGTACCTGATTATATTTTGCTTACCTTTTTTACCCTTCAACTTTTTATATATTACtccaatatttttattttttatattatatgATCTCAAATAAACCGAATTAAATAGTTTCTACGGAAATGAAAAGCGTCTGTGATAATATCAATACTTTAATTCAGGgtgcaatttaattaactatttttATGTATGGTTTAATAGAAAACTTACTTTGTATCCATAAAATACATTTTTTGATGATATACTGTTTGATATATTTTGTTTTTACGTTATCGTgacattttaattattgtttccgTCATTTTGAAACATGTTGAAGATTTGTGCAATTATAGTAAAAAAAGAAATTACATTTTCTTCTAATTACTAACAATGTCAACGACATaacacaacaataataacaaaaacataaATGACAACAATAATAAGCCatgtccttttacgtcatttgaccaaatatcagctaccttttcagctagtcttCCAAACAGTTTTAataaaaatcagttaccttttcaggtaactTTTCAGCTAGTTTTACCAAACGGAGCCAACGACTATTAGGCTAGCTGAATCCTACTTAATGTTTGTaaataaataatactccctccgtctggatgtaaaggacaacaattgactgagacacccaaaatggggtaggacaacaaatgaccgggacttGATCTTTGATTAACAAGAACCGGTTCTTACTTTTCACCCAACAAAAGCTTAACACATTATATGGAATATAATCATACCATTTAATATAGTCAAATGACATAACAGCTATAAAGCTCTTTGCCCGTTAGAATGATTTAAGGCCATTATAACATCACCATAGTTACCAATATTTACTAAGATGATTAAAGAGGATTGATTCACCATATTAATGGTGTAATAATCATCGTACACAATGTCAATTTACTCCTAGAAACAATATTAAATACTTGATCAAATATAAAACTTTTGGTTACCCACTAAACAATGTAGCAActtaaattcatgtgaattgcaaaatgggtatgttgtttggttaccccaattcacatgaattggaagttcccatgaattccaattcctccacaatggaggaagttgcttacctaggtccccctaggtaacttagaatgcctacatgaattgcacttcctccatggcaaccaaacaattttttgcaattcacatgaattccaaATTCACATGTTTTATGACTTCCTAACAATACAAATTCCTATATGCAACCAAACGACCCTTAATCTTTAATTCTTAAATCACaaaatttttaaaataatttCCTCAATTCTTTGATTCCAGATCAAATTCTAAGAGGTAAAACCCATTAAAAAACCCTCGGAATAAGCGAACCTGAAAACTCGAACAATAGTTAAACCAAAAATTAAGTTGAAAAAAAATGTATTCCTGGCTCTCAACTCTGTTCAAGAAGACACCTACGGGTAGAGCACGAAAGGAGCCTGGAATTGGAATCGATCTAGGGACTACTTACTCATGTGTCGGGGTCTGGCAGCATGGCCGTGTCGAGATCATCACCAATGAATTGGGTAACCGTacgacaccgtcttgggtcgctTTCACTCAAACTCGCCGCCTAATTGGCGAAGCTGCTAAGAATCAGGCCGCCATGAATTCTGCCAACACTATCTTTGGTTTGTTCCTTGCTTTACCTCTTTCACTCAAAATAATTGATCTGTTTGTACAAGGAATATCATTATCAATATTTAATAAACAATCTTACATAGTTACGTTATTTGTTAGTAGTAACGGAACCAGGATTTAAACCTAGACATGGTGTCAATTACCGAGTAGTAACAAGAGTCGAAGATTTAAAGTAAGAGTTTCtatttttaatccgttcattccCGTGAATCCTTCCTTCCTTCCCCTAAGAACTGAATGGTGCATATGAGCATGAAATATTATCTGTTGTTAGTGGAGATTCGGGATTTCGATAAGTACATGATTTTTAATGAATCTAGAATTGTAGGGTTGGTTTGAGTTATAATACTACCCACCTATTGTAGATGAGTTGAATCTAGAATTGTGTGAGAAGAGACAACGAGATTGCAAATTTGACGATATTTAACTTTGATTCTGATGACAGATGCAAAGAGACTCATAGGCAGGAAATTCGATGAGCCGACAATTCAGAATGACATGAAGCTCTGGCCGTTTAAAGTCATTGGCGCTAATGATAATAACCCTGCATTTGTTGTCACCTACAAGGATGAAGAGAAGCATTTTTCGCCTGTAGAAATATCGTCGATGATTCTAGTGAAGATGAAAGAGACTGCCGAAACATATCTGGGAAAACAAGTTAAGGATGCTGTTATAACTGTCCCTGCTTACTTCAATGATGCACAACGTCAGGCGACTAAAGATGCCGGAGTCATTGCTGGGCTCAATGTTTTACGCATCATTAATGAGCCAACGGCAGCAGCCATTGCCTATGGTCTCGATAAGAAGCTTACCAAATACAATAATAAGGCGACAAAAAATATATTGGTGTTTGATCTTGGTGGTGGGACCTTTGATGTCTCTATTGTGTCCGTCCGAAAGGATGCTTTTGAGGTGAAAGCTGTGAGTGGCGATACCCACCTTGGCGGAGGTGATTTTGACACGAGACTAGTTGCCAATTTTGTGGCCGAGTTTGAGAGAAAACATAATAAGAAGTTGGGTGACAATCCTAGGGCTTTAGGGCGGTTGAGAGTTGCGTGCGAGAGGGCTAAGAGGAACCTTTCTTCGCAAACTGAGGCTTCGATTGAGATCGATTGTCTCATCGATGGGATAGACTTCTGTTCAACAATAACGCGAGCACGGTTTGAGAACTTGAATATTGATTTGTTCGAGAAATGTTTAGAACCCGTGGAAGATTGTCTAAAGGCCGCTAAAATGAGGAAAACCGATGTACATGATATTGTGCTTGTGGGCGGGTCAACTCGAATCCCAAACGTACAAGAATTGTTGCAAGATTACTTTAATGGAAAAGAGCTATGTAGAAGTATCAACGCAGACGAGGCGGTTGCCTATGGAGCCGCTTCTCATGCTGCAATCTTAGCGGGTTTTGGCGATCAACAGGATACCGTGCTTGTCGATGTTACTCCTTTATCACTTGGTGTTGAGCTTCATGATAAATCCTTTAGAATTGTTATTCCTCGAAATACAACCATTCCAGCTAAGATGTTTACTGTTCTAGCAACAGTACTTGATAACCAAGTGACAGTAAATTTTCTTGTCTATGAGGGTGAGAGATTCATAGCGAAAGACAACAACTTCTTGGGCAAGTTTGAGCTGAACAACATACCACCACGACCTAAGGGCAAGGCTGAGTTCGATGTCTGCTTTGAGATTGATTCTGATGGTATTCTGACCGTGTCAGCTACGCTAGTCGGCTCCAATAATAAGAACCAGATTACTATTACGGAGCACAGTGGAAGGCTAACAAAGGAGGAGATCGATAGAATGGTGGCAGAGAGTGAAATGTATAAAACTCAAGATGAGGAGTATAAAAGGGTAGTTAAGGCCAAGAGTACCTTAGAGAGTTATATCGAGGAAATTTGGAAGATGATGAGACGGTGTCACGATATTATTGACGAGAAGGACATAAAATTGATGAGCGAAGCTACTCAGCGGACTATGGGATGGTTGGATTGGAATCATCTTTGTGACGATGCATCTATGTTCGATCAAAAGAAGGATGAGCTCGAGAGCGTGTGCGGTGATTTTGTGAGGAAGATGCATGACAATGTGTATATGGATGGGTGTAAGAGTAAGGTATCTGAATTGAACGATGTTGATTGAGGTTAGATTTTGAGTTACCTTGGTTACTTAGGTTTGTGCAAGTTGACGTCATACCCCTCTGAAGACAAGTATATCACTCTTAAGAATAAAACGGGTTTAATAATACCCTACTTAAGATCGACGGGTTTAATAATATCACTCTTAAGAATAAAACAGGTTTGTGCAAGTTGACGttagatttttttttgttttgttttatccATTCTCTTTGACCGGTCATAATATTAAGACGGATATGCcggtcttaaatgagaatttgcggTCTATTTAAGAAATTGTATGCTTTGCTAGTCTGCTTTCTGCTGTTGTTTTCTCAATTGCCCCGGTTTGTTTCCGCCCCGGTTAGAGACCGGACCCCTGTCCACCGGGGAATTGCCCCAGCTTCGCATACTTCATTTTTGCTCGGGTCTTTATATCTTTTGACGATTATTTTGTTTAGATTCTCGTACTTGTCCGAAAAGGTGCCTCAAGTGATGTCCAAAAAGTTAGTTCGGCCATACGATATATCAATATTAATAGCCAATATGATCATCGTGAGAGGTAGCATATATGATGTCCTGTTACGATAGTTGGAAAAAATAAAATTCTTTATATTTATATCAAATCAGTAATATGTCGAACACAAATCCTACCGTTTCCGTCTTAATTTTTACGTAACAAATAATTTAGTTTTAACTGTTGATCGAGTTTTCAGGTTTGCTTTTAGCAAGGGGTTTTTTCTGTTTTATACCTAGTAGAATTTGATCCTGTATCAAATTCCATCGAAAAAAGAATAGAAAAAATTATTTAGAAATTAGAAAATGAAGTAACAAAAAATTCTCTCAACAAAATTACTTTAGTAATGCCCATTTGCAACTTATCAAGCTACTTCGTCATAGAACTCCTACTTAGGCAACGTTGTCGAAGATATACGGAGCCTACTAATCGTTTTGATAACAGTTTATTTTGCTTTGGTAATAAAGAGTCGAGGACGACAATGCCTATGAAAAAGAGGGGGTTAATTAGGTGCGTGCCCAATTAAAATTTTAGGCTTGAATTAAGCTTCTCTAAAAATTTGGACAATAGACTAAACTGATATAGACAATACTTTAAATGATAAAGGTGTTTATGCATACTTAGAACTAATTGAGTTAAAGTATACAAACATGGATTCTGGTCAGTATATGTCAAAGTGGGTCGACTGTTGAACAAAACAGATTTGTACGAATGAAAGAGTATTTTTCATCACTTAGCAATGAAGATCTGTGTATGCTTAAATCTTAGCTAATAGTAAGTGTCGGAGAATTGATTGTATTATTGTTAGTGgtaaaaataaagaaaaagtattacgcatctgaggtagtacgTCAGACCTTGTaatttttgagcatatacacaatttttctgagcatattaccatttataaatatagtttttgatcaatattatattttttagtgtaatgttttagtaaatgtgcccaaaaactttatattaaagcaaaactcaaaaacttaaaataaaactcagaaaataaaaataagaggtatttactcagatgtatagtctatgaactggtAAAAATATTAGTTGTGGGTTAATCCCATTActtttatattatttgtaccaaaaaccCAACCTCGACAACACACACAATTTGAGGGTATTATATGTAAGTTATTTTTTTGTTCTTGGCTCAATTTTTTCATTTTCTCTCATTTTTTGTTGTATTGTTGCTCTTATTTCTCCTTAATAGGTTTATATCGAAAAGGTCTTAGTTCATGAGACTTGGGATTCGGGTATTAGAAGCTAATCCTGTAATGCTCGAATCCTCATCTCTTTTCTCTTTTGTTCTACGAAGCACTTCCTCCGTTCCGGtgtcaattattgtcctttggttttgtcACAAAGACCAAGTAAAAAGGAGGGGGTCAATTGTTAAATGACAAGTCGATTAAATTGAGTGTGAACGATCAAATTACTTATCAAatacattcctaaaatagaaaggacaataattgagtgagacacccaaaataaaataggacaacaaataaccgggacagaAGGAGTATTATTTACATAAGATTGAGCTAGTCTTTTGTGAGTAAACAACAATCCGAAAATTCGAGGAGCTCtgattgctttaaccaaagtGTGTCTGAACTATGATCGAACTATGGTTGCATTCGAAACATTTTATACCTTGCCGGAAAACTGTTTTCTAATTCGAAACTATGAACTGAAACGTGTAATTACTTCAATAGTTCATACTAATTAATTGAAATACAACGATCGGAAGAAAAAGAGTAAACCTCAAAATCCGATCTCAATCAACATCGTTCAACTCCAAGACATTACTCTTATTCCCTTTGTTTTCCACGCAAGCATGCATCTTTCTCAAAAAACCGCCGCAAACCCTCTCGAGCTCATCCTTCTTTTGATCGAATATAGTCGCATCATCGCAAAGATGATTCCAGTCCAACCATCCCACGGTCTGCTGAGTAACCTCAGTTATCAATCTCATGTCCTTCTCGTCAATCATATCGTTACACCGTCTCATCATCTTCCTGATTTCCTCGATATAACTCTCTAAGGTATTCTTGGCGTTAACTACCCTTTTATACTCCTCGTCGTGAGTTTTATACATTTCACTCTCTGCCACCATTCTATCGATCTCGTCCTTTGTTAGCCTTCCACTGTGCTCCGTAATAGTAATCTGGTTCTTATTATTGGAGCCCCGTAGAGTAGCTGACACGGTCAGAATACCATCAGCATCGATCTCAAACCAGACATCGAACTTAGCCTCGCGCTTAGGTTGTGGTGGTATGTTGTTCAGCTCAAACTTGCCCAAGAAGTTGTTGTCTTTGGCTATGAATCTCTCACCCTCATAGACAGGAAAATTTACTGTCACTTGGTTATCAATTGCTGTTTGTATACCACAAAACATCTTAGCTGGAATGGTTGTATTTCGAGGAATAACAACTCTCAAAGATTTATTATAAACCCCAATACCAAGTGATAAAGGAGTAACGTCGACAAGCACGGTATCCTTTTGATCGCCAACACCCGCTAAGATTGCAGCATGAGAAGCGGCTCCATAGGCAACCGCCTCGTCTGCGTTGATACTTCTGCACAACTCTTTTCCATCAAAgtaatcttgcaacaattgttgTATCTTTGGGATTCGAGTTGACCCGCCCACAAGCACAATATCATGTACATCGGTTTTCCTCATTTTAGCGGCCTTTAGACAATCTTCCACGGGTTCTAAACATTTCTCGAACAAATCAATATTGAAGTTCTCAAACCGTGCACGCGTTATTGTTGAACAAAAGTCTATCCCATCGATGAGACAATCGATCTCAATCGAAGCGTCAGTTTGCGAAGAAAGGTTCCTCTTAGCCCTCTCGCACGCAGCTCTCAACCTCCCTAAAGCCCT
This sequence is a window from Silene latifolia isolate original U9 population chromosome 8, ASM4854445v1, whole genome shotgun sequence. Protein-coding genes within it:
- the LOC141594110 gene encoding heat shock 70 kDa protein 18-like yields the protein MAKLADKAVGNWPAVGIDLGTTYSCVAVWQDDRVEIITNDLGNRTTPSCVAFTQHQRLIGEGAINQASLNPTNTIFDAKRLIGRKFNDQVVQDDIMLWPFTVIAEEVGNNKKPIIVVNFKDEEKHFFPEEISSMILSKMKDIATAYLGTEVKNAVVTVPAYFNNAQRQATKDAGTIAGLNVLRIINEPTAAAIAYGLDKKLTSSEVEAAKNVLVFDLGGGTFDVSLVAIGKDAFEVKAVSGDTHLGGGDFDKRMVSHFMSEFERKHNKNMSDNPRALGRLRAACERAKRNLSSTPETSIDIDCLFEGIDFSTTITRARFEKLNMDLFQNCLEPIDKCLKDAKIEKSEVHEIVLVGGSSRTPMVRRLVQDFFNGKDLCQGINPDEAVAYGAACHAAVLTGTMGMKNHVLVDVTPLSLGIKVHSGDMSVIIPRNTLIPTKMSAIARTARDNQACAFFRVYEGERPIAVENHYLGSFKLEGIPPAPEGVPKFDTVFEIDADGILTVTAEDLDTKNKNQVIITNHSARLPKKEINRMAKEAKRYKVNDEAFKEAAVAKNKLENYVDEIKKKARENMWKIDLKDKRKIDDVIEQTEQWLDWNNIFGKARMFEQKIQRLVKISEPIFKKMRKSDDSEIEVLELD
- the LOC141594111 gene encoding heat shock 70 kDa protein 18-like, producing the protein MYSWLSTLFKKTPTGRARKEPGIGIDLGTTYSCVGVWQHGRVEIITNELGNRTTPSWVAFTQTRRLIGEAAKNQAAMNSANTIFDAKRLIGRKFDEPTIQNDMKLWPFKVIGANDNNPAFVVTYKDEEKHFSPVEISSMILVKMKETAETYLGKQVKDAVITVPAYFNDAQRQATKDAGVIAGLNVLRIINEPTAAAIAYGLDKKLTKYNNKATKNILVFDLGGGTFDVSIVSVRKDAFEVKAVSGDTHLGGGDFDTRLVANFVAEFERKHNKKLGDNPRALGRLRVACERAKRNLSSQTEASIEIDCLIDGIDFCSTITRARFENLNIDLFEKCLEPVEDCLKAAKMRKTDVHDIVLVGGSTRIPNVQELLQDYFNGKELCRSINADEAVAYGAASHAAILAGFGDQQDTVLVDVTPLSLGVELHDKSFRIVIPRNTTIPAKMFTVLATVLDNQVTVNFLVYEGERFIAKDNNFLGKFELNNIPPRPKGKAEFDVCFEIDSDGILTVSATLVGSNNKNQITITEHSGRLTKEEIDRMVAESEMYKTQDEEYKRVVKAKSTLESYIEEIWKMMRRCHDIIDEKDIKLMSEATQRTMGWLDWNHLCDDASMFDQKKDELESVCGDFVRKMHDNVYMDGCKSKVSELNDVD
- the LOC141596377 gene encoding heat shock 70 kDa protein 18-like; this encodes MNSSLSTLLSKGEELWKTTPGIGIDLGTTYSCVGVWQHGRVEIIANELGNRTTPSWVAFTQSRRLIGEAAKNQAAMNSANTIFDAKRLIGRKFDEPTVQNDMKLWPFKVIDINDNNPAFVVTYKDEEKQFSPEEISSMILAKMKETAETYLGKQVKDAVVTVPAYFNDAQRQATKDAGVIAGLNVLRIINEPTAAAIAYGLDKKLTEYSDRSTKNILVFDLGGGTFDVSIVSIRKDAFEVKAVSGDTHLGGGDFDTRLVANFVAEFERKHNKKLGDNPRALGRLRAACERAKRNLSSQTDASIEIDCLIDGIDFCSTITRARFENFNIDLFEKCLEPVEDCLKAAKMRKTDVHDIVLVGGSTRIPKIQQLLQDYFDGKELCRSINADEAVAYGAASHAAILAGVGDQKDTVLVDVTPLSLGIGVYNKSLRVVIPRNTTIPAKMFCGIQTAIDNQVTVNFPVYEGERFIAKDNNFLGKFELNNIPPQPKREAKFDVWFEIDADGILTVSATLRGSNNKNQITITEHSGRLTKDEIDRMVAESEMYKTHDEEYKRVVNAKNTLESYIEEIRKMMRRCNDMIDEKDMRLITEVTQQTVGWLDWNHLCDDATIFDQKKDELERVCGGFLRKMHACVENKGNKSNVLELNDVD